A genomic window from Shewanella vesiculosa includes:
- the rplW gene encoding 50S ribosomal protein L23, producing MIREERLLKVILGPHISEKSTVLAEKNNTVVFRVAIDATKAEIKAAVAKLFEVEVDSVRTLVNKGKTKRTGGRVGRRIDWKKAYVTLAAGAEIDFVGGAE from the coding sequence ATGATCCGCGAAGAACGTTTGCTAAAAGTTATTCTTGGTCCACATATCTCTGAAAAGAGTACTGTGCTTGCTGAGAAAAACAACACTGTAGTTTTCCGCGTAGCCATCGATGCAACTAAAGCAGAGATTAAAGCTGCAGTAGCGAAGCTATTTGAAGTTGAAGTTGATTCTGTTCGCACTTTAGTTAATAAAGGCAAAACCAAGCGTACCGGTGGCCGTGTAGGTCGTCGTATCGATTGGAAAAAAGCTTATGTTACTTTAGCTGCTGGTGCTGAAATCGATTTCGTCGGCGGCGCTGAATAA
- the rplC gene encoding 50S ribosomal protein L3, producing MAIGLIGRKVGMTRIFTEDGTSIPVTVIEIAGNRVTQVKTLETDGYRALQVTTGTKKANRITKAEAGHFAKGGVEAGRGLWEMRLADGEGEGIEVGAEINVDIFAETVKVDVTGQSKGKGFQGGVKRWNFRTQDMTHGNSLAHRSNGSIGQNQTPGRVFKGKKMSGHMGAEQVTTQNLHVVRVDAERNLLLVRGAVPGATNGDLIIKPAVKA from the coding sequence ATGGCTATCGGTCTTATTGGTCGTAAAGTGGGTATGACTCGCATCTTCACTGAAGATGGTACGTCAATCCCTGTAACAGTAATCGAGATTGCAGGCAACCGTGTTACTCAAGTGAAAACTTTAGAAACTGACGGTTACCGTGCACTTCAAGTGACTACTGGTACCAAAAAAGCCAATCGCATCACTAAAGCAGAAGCAGGTCACTTTGCCAAGGGCGGCGTAGAAGCCGGTCGTGGTTTGTGGGAAATGCGTTTAGCAGATGGTGAAGGCGAAGGCATTGAAGTTGGTGCTGAAATTAATGTTGATATTTTCGCTGAGACAGTGAAAGTAGACGTTACTGGTCAATCTAAAGGTAAAGGCTTCCAAGGCGGTGTTAAGCGTTGGAATTTCCGTACTCAAGATATGACACATGGTAACTCTTTGGCACACCGTTCGAATGGTTCTATCGGTCAGAACCAAACGCCTGGTCGTGTATTCAAAGGCAAGAAAATGTCAGGCCATATGGGTGCTGAGCAAGTAACAACTCAAAATCTACACGTAGTACGTGTTGATGCAGAGCGTAACTTGTTGTTAGTACGCGGCGCAGTTCCAGGCGCTACCAATGGTGACTTGATTATCAAGCCAGCAGTTAAAGCTTAA
- the rpsJ gene encoding 30S ribosomal protein S10: MQNQRIRIRLKGFDHRLIDQSTAEIVETAKRTGAQVRGPIPLPTRKERYTVLISPHVNKDARDQYEIRTHKRLVDIVEPTEKTVDALMRLDLAAGVDVQISLG; encoded by the coding sequence ATGCAGAACCAAAGAATCCGTATCCGCTTGAAAGGCTTTGATCATCGTTTAATTGATCAGTCTACAGCGGAAATCGTTGAAACTGCTAAGCGTACAGGCGCGCAGGTTCGTGGTCCAATTCCACTACCTACTCGCAAAGAGCGTTATACCGTTTTGATCTCTCCGCACGTTAATAAAGATGCTCGTGATCAGTACGAAATTCGTACCCACAAGCGTTTAGTTGACATCGTAGAGCCAACAGAAAAGACTGTAGACGCGTTAATGCGTTTAGATCTTGCGGCTGGTGTCGACGTTCAGATTAGCTTAGGTTAA
- the tuf gene encoding elongation factor Tu → MAKAKFERIKPHVNVGTIGHVDHGKTTLTAAISAVLSKTYGGEVKNFAQIDNAPEERERGITINTSHIEYDTPIRHYAHVDCPGHADYVKNMITGAAQMDGAILVVAATDGPMPQTREHILLSRQVGVPFIIVFMNKCDMVDDEELLELVEMEVRELLSEYDFPGDDLPVIQGSALKALEGQPEWEAKILELAEALDTYIPEPARDIDKPFLLPIEDVFSISGRGTVVTGRVERGIVRVSDEVEIVGVRPTTKTTCTGVEMFRKLLDEGRAGENCGVLLRGTKRDDVERGQVLAKPGSINPHTTFESEVYVLSKEEGGRHTPFFKGYRPQFFFRTTDVTGTIELPEGVEMVMPGDNIKMVVTLIYPIAMDDGLRFAIREGGRTVGAGVVAKIIA, encoded by the coding sequence GTGGCAAAAGCTAAATTTGAACGTATTAAGCCTCACGTAAACGTGGGCACCATCGGTCACGTTGACCATGGTAAAACAACTTTAACAGCAGCAATCTCTGCCGTTTTGTCTAAAACTTATGGTGGTGAAGTTAAAAACTTCGCTCAAATCGATAACGCTCCAGAAGAGCGTGAGCGCGGTATTACGATTAATACTTCTCACATCGAATATGACACACCAATTCGTCACTACGCACACGTAGACTGTCCAGGTCACGCGGATTATGTTAAAAACATGATTACCGGTGCTGCACAGATGGACGGCGCAATCTTAGTAGTTGCTGCGACAGACGGCCCAATGCCACAAACACGTGAGCACATCCTGCTTTCACGTCAGGTTGGCGTACCTTTCATCATCGTATTCATGAACAAGTGTGACATGGTAGATGACGAAGAATTACTAGAATTAGTTGAAATGGAAGTGCGTGAGCTGCTTTCAGAATACGACTTCCCAGGTGATGATTTACCAGTAATTCAAGGTTCAGCTCTTAAGGCACTAGAAGGCCAGCCAGAGTGGGAAGCTAAGATCCTTGAGCTTGCAGAAGCTTTAGACACTTATATTCCAGAACCAGCTCGTGACATCGACAAGCCATTCCTACTACCAATCGAAGACGTATTCTCGATTTCAGGTCGTGGTACAGTGGTAACAGGTCGTGTTGAACGTGGTATCGTTCGCGTATCAGACGAAGTTGAAATTGTTGGTGTTCGTCCAACAACTAAAACAACTTGTACTGGTGTAGAAATGTTCCGCAAGTTACTTGACGAAGGTCGTGCTGGCGAAAACTGTGGTGTGTTATTACGTGGTACTAAGCGTGATGACGTAGAACGTGGTCAAGTACTAGCTAAGCCTGGTTCAATTAACCCGCATACTACATTCGAATCAGAAGTGTACGTGTTATCAAAAGAAGAAGGCGGACGTCATACTCCATTCTTCAAAGGTTACCGTCCACAGTTCTTCTTCCGTACAACAGACGTAACAGGCACAATTGAGTTACCAGAAGGCGTAGAAATGGTTATGCCTGGTGATAACATCAAGATGGTAGTTACCCTGATTTACCCAATCGCGATGGACGACGGTTTACGTTTCGCTATCCGTGAAGGTGGCCGTACAGTTGGTGCAGGTGTTGTAGCTAAAATCATCGCGTAA
- the fusA gene encoding elongation factor G: MARITPIERYRNIGIVAHVDAGKTTTTERVLFYTGMSHKIGEVHDGAATTDWMVQEQERGITITSAAVTTFWRGMEAQFTEHRINIIDTPGHVDFTIEVERSLRVLDGAVVVFCGSSGVEPQSETVWRQADKYHVPRLVFVNKMDRAGADFDRVINQIRNRLGATCVPIHLNIGAEENFKGVIDLIKMKAINWSEIDQGMTFTYEDIPANLAAKAAEMHEYLVEAAAEASDELMNKYLEEGELSEVEIKTALRQRTINNEIVLATCGSAFKNKGVQAVLDAVVDFLPAPNDVPAITGIDDSENEVKRPPDDNAPFAALAFKIATDPFVGTLTFIRVYSGVLESGSGVYNSVKQKRERVGRIVQMHANDRTELKEVRAGDIAAAIGLKDVTTGDTLCDNDHRVILERMEFPEPVITIAVEPRSKADQDKMGIALQKLAAEDPSFKVETDDESAQTLISGMGELHLDIIVDRMRREFGVECNVGKPQVAYRETIRSKVEVEGKFIRQSGGRGQFGHVWLRIEPLEEGSGYEFVNEIVGGVVPREFIPAVDKGIQEQMKNGVLAGYPVLDVKVSLFDGSYHDVDSNEMAFKIAGSMGFKQGALEASPVLLEPCMKVEVTTPENYMGDVVGDLNRRRGIIEGMDDGIAGVKLVHAVVPLSEMFGYATDLRSASQGRASYSMEFLKYADAPQNIAKAIIESRN; encoded by the coding sequence GTGGCTCGTATAACCCCAATTGAGCGTTATCGAAATATCGGTATTGTTGCTCATGTGGATGCAGGTAAAACTACCACAACAGAACGTGTTCTGTTCTATACCGGTATGTCTCATAAAATCGGCGAGGTGCATGACGGCGCCGCCACGACAGATTGGATGGTACAAGAGCAAGAGCGTGGTATTACTATCACCTCTGCTGCAGTAACAACTTTTTGGCGCGGTATGGAAGCTCAGTTCACTGAACACCGTATTAATATCATCGATACCCCAGGTCACGTAGACTTCACTATTGAAGTCGAGCGTTCATTACGTGTTCTCGATGGCGCTGTAGTAGTATTCTGCGGCTCGTCAGGCGTTGAACCACAATCTGAAACCGTATGGCGTCAAGCTGATAAATACCACGTTCCGCGTCTGGTATTTGTTAATAAGATGGACCGTGCAGGTGCAGATTTCGACCGTGTAATAAATCAAATTCGTAATCGCCTTGGTGCGACTTGTGTACCAATTCATTTAAATATTGGTGCAGAAGAGAACTTCAAGGGTGTTATTGATTTAATTAAGATGAAAGCCATTAACTGGTCTGAAATAGATCAGGGGATGACATTCACTTATGAAGACATTCCTGCAAATCTAGCAGCAAAAGCGGCAGAGATGCATGAGTATCTCGTGGAAGCAGCAGCTGAAGCCTCTGATGAACTGATGAACAAGTACCTTGAAGAAGGTGAGTTATCAGAAGTCGAGATCAAAACAGCGTTGCGTCAGCGCACAATTAACAATGAGATCGTATTAGCAACTTGTGGTTCTGCATTTAAGAACAAAGGTGTGCAAGCGGTTCTCGATGCGGTAGTTGACTTCTTACCAGCGCCTAATGATGTACCTGCAATTACCGGTATTGATGACAGCGAAAACGAAGTTAAACGCCCACCCGATGATAATGCCCCTTTTGCGGCCTTAGCATTTAAAATTGCGACTGATCCATTTGTTGGTACACTGACCTTTATCCGCGTGTATTCAGGTGTGCTTGAATCAGGTTCTGGTGTTTATAATTCTGTTAAGCAGAAACGTGAGCGAGTAGGGCGTATTGTGCAAATGCACGCAAACGACCGAACAGAACTGAAAGAAGTACGTGCTGGTGATATAGCGGCTGCTATCGGTCTTAAAGATGTAACAACCGGTGATACTCTCTGCGATAATGATCACAGAGTGATTCTTGAGCGCATGGAGTTCCCTGAACCTGTAATTACCATTGCCGTTGAGCCTCGTTCAAAAGCCGACCAAGATAAAATGGGGATTGCGCTGCAAAAATTAGCAGCGGAAGATCCATCATTCAAAGTTGAGACTGATGACGAATCGGCACAAACACTAATATCTGGTATGGGCGAATTACACTTAGACATTATCGTTGACCGTATGCGTCGCGAGTTTGGTGTAGAGTGTAACGTAGGTAAACCACAGGTAGCCTACCGTGAAACAATTCGTTCTAAAGTTGAAGTGGAAGGTAAGTTCATACGTCAATCTGGCGGACGTGGTCAATTTGGTCATGTTTGGTTAAGAATTGAACCTCTCGAAGAGGGTTCTGGCTATGAATTTGTTAACGAAATAGTAGGCGGTGTAGTTCCTCGTGAATTCATTCCTGCCGTTGATAAAGGTATTCAAGAACAGATGAAAAACGGCGTTTTAGCCGGCTATCCTGTACTTGACGTGAAAGTCAGTTTATTTGATGGTTCATATCATGATGTGGACTCGAACGAAATGGCATTCAAAATTGCAGGTTCTATGGGCTTTAAACAGGGGGCGCTTGAAGCGTCTCCGGTGTTGCTCGAACCTTGTATGAAAGTAGAAGTGACTACACCTGAAAATTATATGGGCGACGTAGTGGGTGATTTAAACCGCCGTCGTGGCATAATCGAAGGTATGGACGATGGCATCGCAGGTGTTAAACTTGTCCACGCAGTAGTGCCTCTATCTGAAATGTTTGGTTATGCAACTGATTTGCGCTCTGCATCTCAGGGTCGTGCTTCATACTCTATGGAGTTCTTGAAGTACGCAGATGCACCGCAAAACATTGCAAAAGCGATTATAGAATCTCGTAACTAA
- the rpsG gene encoding 30S ribosomal protein S7 has product MPRRRVVGQRKILPDPKFHSELLAKFINVIMQDGKKSTAEKIIYKALDVVAEKKSENHLSILEAALDNVRPSVEVKSRRVGGSTYQVPCEVRPVRRNALAMRWLVEAARKRGEKSMALRLAGEMLDASENKGTAVKKREDVHRMAEANKAFAHYRW; this is encoded by the coding sequence ATGCCAAGACGTCGCGTTGTAGGACAACGTAAAATCCTACCAGATCCAAAGTTTCACAGTGAGTTGTTGGCTAAGTTCATCAACGTCATCATGCAGGACGGCAAAAAGTCGACTGCAGAAAAAATCATTTACAAGGCACTAGATGTTGTCGCTGAAAAGAAAAGCGAAAATCATTTAAGTATCCTTGAAGCAGCTCTTGATAACGTTCGCCCATCAGTCGAAGTTAAATCTCGTCGCGTTGGGGGTTCTACTTATCAAGTACCATGTGAAGTTCGTCCAGTGCGTCGTAACGCACTAGCGATGCGCTGGTTAGTTGAAGCTGCTCGCAAACGTGGTGAAAAATCTATGGCTTTACGTCTAGCAGGTGAAATGCTAGATGCGTCTGAAAACAAAGGTACTGCGGTTAAGAAGCGTGAAGACGTGCATCGCATGGCTGAAGCTAACAAAGCCTTTGCTCATTACCGTTGGTAA
- the rpoB gene encoding DNA-directed RNA polymerase subunit beta: protein MVYSYSEKKRIRKDFGKRPKVLDIPYLLSIQLDSFKKFTDQDPTGERGLEAAFRSVFPIKSFSGYSELQYVSYKLGEPVFDVKECQIRGVTYSAPLRVKLRMVLFDREAAAGTVKDIKEQEVYMGDIPMMTNNGTFVINGTERVIVSQLHRSPGVFFDHDRGKTHSSGKVLYNARIIPYRGSWLDFEFDPKDALFVRIDRRRKLPATIILRALEYSTQDILDLFFERIEFKIKKDSLVMSLVPDRLRGETAGYDIKDAEGSLLVEAGRRITARHIKQLEKTNTTELEVPVDYIVGKYAAQDYIDEDTGEVLVTANSEITLEDLAKLSLAGIKNIDTLFINDLDHGAYIADTLRIDSTTNRLEALVEIYRMMRPGEPPTKDAAEGLFQNLFFSEERYDLSKVGRMKFNRRLEIAEDEGNGVLSKEDIVSVMKKIIEIRNGYDEVDDIDHLGNRRIRSVGEMAENQFRVGLVRVERAVRERLSLGDLNELMPQDLINAKPISAAVKEFFGSSQLSQFMDQNNPLSEVTHKRRISALGPGGLTRERAGFEVRDVHPTHYGRLCPIETPEGPNIGLINSLASFARTNSYGFLETPYRKVVDGVITDDVEYLSAIEEGRYVIAQANIEVDADGRMAEEQIACRHKGESTFMRAADVQYMDVSPQQIISVAASLIPFLEHDDANRALMGANMQRQAVPTLRADKPLVGTGIERTLAVDSGVVVAAKRGGVVDYVDASRIVVKVNEDELHAGEAGIDIYNLTKYTRSNQNTCINQRPCCSVGEPVVRGDVLADGPSTDLGDLALGQNMRIAFMPWNGYNFEDSILISERVAQEDRFTTIHIQELSCIARDTKLGSEEITADIPNVGESALSKLDESGIVYIGAEVKGGDILVGKVTPKGETQLTPEEKLLRAIFGEKASDVKDSSLRVPNSVKGTIIDVQVFTRDGVEKDKRALEIEEMHVRQARKDLGEEFKILEEGVLGRARNLLLSVGYSEAKLAEIPRKDVLIQVIDDEAKQTELEQLAEQHEELKADFDKTFEIKRRKITQGDDLAPGVLKIVKVYLAVKRTIQPGDKMAGRHGNKGVISKICPVEDMPYDEEGNPVDIVLNPLGVPSRMNIGQVLEVHMGAAAKGIGNKITAMLEEQREIAELRGYIKQVYELGDDVLQRVDIDSFTDDEVVRLATNLKGGIPIATPAFDGAKEKEIKQMLALAGLPESGQLTLCDGRTGNEFERKVTVGYMYMLKLNHLVDDKMHARSTGSYSLVTQQPLGGKAQFGGQRFGEMEVWALEAYGAAYTLQEMLTVKSDDVNGRTQMYKNIVDGNHQMQPGMPESFNVLLKEIRSLGINIELDQE, encoded by the coding sequence ATGGTTTACTCCTATTCTGAAAAGAAGCGTATTCGCAAAGACTTTGGTAAGCGTCCAAAAGTTTTGGACATCCCTTATTTATTGTCTATCCAGTTAGACTCTTTTAAGAAGTTCACCGATCAAGACCCTACGGGTGAGCGTGGCTTAGAAGCTGCATTCCGTAGCGTTTTTCCTATCAAGAGCTTTTCTGGCTATTCTGAGCTGCAATATGTCAGCTACAAGCTAGGTGAGCCAGTTTTTGATGTGAAAGAATGTCAGATCCGCGGTGTTACTTATTCGGCACCACTACGCGTTAAATTACGCATGGTGTTGTTTGACCGTGAAGCTGCTGCTGGCACTGTTAAAGACATTAAAGAGCAAGAAGTCTACATGGGTGATATACCTATGATGACTAATAACGGTACTTTCGTTATTAACGGTACTGAGCGTGTAATCGTGTCTCAGTTACACCGTTCTCCAGGTGTGTTCTTTGATCATGACCGTGGTAAAACCCACTCTTCTGGTAAGGTGCTGTATAACGCACGTATTATTCCTTACCGTGGTTCATGGCTTGACTTTGAATTTGATCCTAAAGATGCTCTATTCGTTCGTATTGACCGTCGTCGTAAATTACCGGCTACTATCATTTTACGAGCGCTTGAATATTCTACTCAAGATATCCTCGATTTATTCTTTGAGCGTATCGAGTTTAAGATTAAAAAAGACTCATTAGTGATGTCACTAGTGCCTGACCGCCTACGTGGTGAAACTGCTGGCTATGACATTAAAGATGCTGAAGGCTCTTTATTAGTTGAAGCTGGTCGTCGCATCACTGCGCGTCACATTAAGCAACTTGAAAAAACCAACACGACTGAGCTAGAAGTGCCAGTAGATTATATTGTTGGTAAGTATGCTGCTCAAGACTACATCGATGAAGATACCGGTGAAGTTTTAGTGACCGCAAACAGCGAGATTACCTTAGAAGATTTAGCTAAGTTATCACTTGCTGGTATTAAGAATATTGATACTTTGTTTATCAATGATCTTGATCATGGTGCTTATATTGCTGACACATTACGCATTGATTCAACAACTAACCGCTTAGAAGCTTTAGTTGAAATCTACCGTATGATGCGTCCTGGCGAGCCACCAACCAAAGATGCTGCCGAAGGTTTATTCCAAAACCTATTCTTCAGTGAAGAACGTTATGACTTATCTAAAGTAGGTCGTATGAAGTTCAACCGTCGTCTTGAGATTGCAGAAGACGAAGGTAACGGTGTGTTGTCTAAAGAAGACATCGTATCTGTTATGAAGAAAATCATCGAAATCCGTAATGGTTATGATGAAGTCGACGATATTGACCACTTAGGTAACCGTCGTATTCGTAGCGTTGGTGAAATGGCTGAAAACCAGTTCCGTGTTGGTTTAGTCCGTGTTGAGCGTGCTGTTCGTGAGCGTCTATCTTTAGGCGATTTAAACGAGCTAATGCCACAAGACTTGATTAACGCTAAGCCAATTTCTGCGGCAGTGAAAGAATTCTTTGGTTCTTCACAATTGTCACAGTTTATGGATCAAAACAACCCGCTATCAGAAGTAACGCATAAACGTCGTATTTCTGCGCTTGGCCCAGGTGGTTTGACTCGTGAGCGTGCTGGTTTCGAAGTTCGTGACGTACATCCAACTCACTACGGTCGTTTATGTCCAATTGAGACCCCTGAAGGTCCAAACATTGGTCTAATCAACTCGTTAGCAAGTTTTGCGCGCACTAACTCTTACGGCTTCCTAGAAACACCTTACCGCAAAGTGGTTGATGGTGTGATTACTGATGATGTTGAATACTTATCAGCGATCGAAGAAGGTCGTTATGTTATTGCTCAGGCTAACATCGAAGTTGATGCTGATGGCCGTATGGCAGAAGAACAAATCGCTTGTCGTCACAAAGGTGAGTCTACCTTTATGCGCGCAGCCGATGTTCAGTATATGGACGTATCTCCACAGCAGATTATTTCTGTTGCAGCATCATTAATTCCGTTCTTAGAACACGATGATGCTAACCGCGCATTGATGGGTGCAAACATGCAACGTCAAGCAGTACCTACTTTACGTGCTGATAAGCCGTTAGTCGGAACGGGTATTGAACGTACTCTTGCTGTTGACTCTGGTGTGGTTGTAGCTGCTAAACGTGGCGGTGTGGTTGATTATGTTGATGCTAGCCGTATCGTAGTTAAAGTAAATGAAGATGAGCTACACGCAGGTGAAGCCGGTATCGACATTTACAACCTAACTAAATATACCCGTTCAAACCAAAACACCTGTATTAACCAACGTCCTTGTTGTTCTGTTGGTGAGCCTGTGGTTCGTGGCGATGTATTGGCCGATGGTCCATCTACCGATTTAGGTGATTTGGCGCTTGGTCAGAACATGCGCATCGCGTTCATGCCTTGGAACGGTTATAACTTCGAAGATTCGATCTTAATTTCTGAGCGCGTAGCGCAAGAAGATCGTTTTACTACTATCCATATTCAGGAGCTTTCTTGTATTGCTCGTGATACTAAATTGGGTAGCGAAGAAATCACTGCTGATATTCCAAACGTAGGTGAGTCTGCTTTATCTAAATTAGATGAATCAGGTATCGTTTATATTGGTGCAGAAGTGAAGGGTGGCGACATTCTTGTGGGTAAAGTGACACCTAAGGGTGAAACACAGTTAACTCCAGAAGAGAAACTACTCCGAGCTATTTTTGGTGAAAAAGCTTCTGACGTTAAGGACAGCTCATTACGTGTTCCTAACTCAGTCAAAGGCACCATCATCGACGTACAGGTATTTACCCGTGACGGCGTTGAGAAAGATAAGCGTGCGCTTGAAATTGAAGAAATGCATGTTCGCCAAGCTCGTAAAGACTTAGGTGAAGAGTTCAAGATCCTTGAAGAAGGCGTATTGGGCCGTGCACGTAACTTGTTATTGTCTGTAGGTTATTCTGAAGCTAAGTTAGCTGAGATCCCACGTAAAGACGTATTAATCCAAGTTATCGACGATGAAGCAAAACAAACTGAATTAGAGCAGTTAGCTGAACAGCATGAAGAGCTTAAAGCAGACTTCGATAAGACATTTGAAATCAAGCGTCGCAAGATCACCCAAGGTGATGACTTGGCACCTGGTGTATTGAAAATTGTTAAGGTTTACCTTGCAGTTAAACGTACTATCCAGCCTGGTGACAAGATGGCAGGTCGTCATGGTAACAAAGGTGTTATCTCGAAGATTTGTCCTGTTGAAGACATGCCATACGATGAAGAAGGTAATCCTGTAGACATCGTACTTAACCCATTGGGCGTACCTTCGCGTATGAACATCGGTCAGGTACTTGAAGTCCACATGGGCGCAGCAGCTAAGGGTATCGGTAATAAAATTACTGCTATGCTTGAAGAGCAGCGTGAAATTGCCGAACTTCGTGGTTACATCAAACAAGTTTATGAATTAGGTGATGACGTGCTTCAACGCGTTGATATCGATTCGTTTACTGATGATGAAGTTGTGCGCTTGGCTACCAACCTTAAAGGTGGTATTCCAATTGCTACACCAGCATTCGACGGTGCTAAAGAGAAAGAGATCAAGCAAATGCTTGCTCTTGCAGGCTTACCTGAGTCTGGCCAGTTGACATTATGTGACGGCCGTACCGGTAACGAATTTGAGCGTAAAGTAACCGTTGGTTACATGTATATGCTTAAATTGAACCACTTAGTTGATGACAAGATGCACGCTCGTTCTACGGGTTCGTACAGCTTAGTGACTCAACAACCATTGGGCGGTAAAGCTCAATTTGGTGGTCAGCGTTTCGGTGAGATGGAAGTGTGGGCACTTGAAGCATATGGTGCTGCTTATACTCTACAAGAAATGCTAACAGTTAAATCAGATGACGTTAACGGTCGTACTCAGATGTATAAAAACATCGTCGACGGTAACCATCAGATGCAACCTGGCATGCCTGAGTCTTTCAACGTATTGTTGAAGGAAATTCGTTCACTTGGTATTAATATCGAGTTGGACCAAGAGTAA
- the rplL gene encoding 50S ribosomal protein L7/L12, translating to MSITKDQMLEAFAAMSVMEVVELIEAMEEKFGVSAAAAVVSGGGDAVVAEEQTEFDVVLTSHGENKVAVIKALRSATGLGLKEAKTMAESSPIAVKEAVSKEEAATLKADLEAAGASVEVK from the coding sequence ATGTCTATCACTAAAGACCAAATGTTAGAAGCTTTTGCAGCAATGTCTGTAATGGAAGTAGTTGAACTAATCGAAGCTATGGAAGAGAAATTCGGCGTTTCTGCTGCTGCTGCAGTAGTTTCAGGCGGCGGCGATGCTGTTGTTGCTGAAGAGCAAACAGAATTTGACGTAGTTCTTACTTCTCATGGCGAAAACAAAGTTGCTGTTATTAAAGCACTTCGTAGCGCTACAGGTTTAGGCCTAAAAGAAGCTAAAACTATGGCTGAATCTTCTCCAATCGCAGTTAAAGAAGCTGTGTCTAAAGAAGAAGCTGCAACTCTTAAAGCTGATCTAGAAGCCGCTGGTGCTTCTGTTGAAGTTAAGTAA
- the rplJ gene encoding 50S ribosomal protein L10, protein MALRLEDKQAIVAEVNEAAKGALSAVVADSRGVTVGAMTGLRKAARENGVFVRVVRNTLARRAVQGTAFECLAETFTGPTLIAFSNEHPGAAARLLKDFAKGQAKFEVKGAAFEGMFIPAADIDRLAKLPTYDEALAQLMMTMKEASAGKFVRTLAALRDQKQDAA, encoded by the coding sequence ATGGCATTAAGACTCGAAGACAAACAGGCAATTGTGGCTGAAGTCAACGAAGCTGCCAAAGGTGCACTTTCTGCAGTTGTTGCCGATTCACGTGGCGTAACTGTAGGTGCTATGACCGGTCTGCGTAAAGCTGCTCGCGAAAATGGTGTGTTTGTACGTGTAGTACGTAACACTCTTGCTCGTCGTGCAGTTCAAGGTACAGCTTTTGAGTGCCTAGCAGAAACGTTCACTGGCCCAACTTTAATAGCTTTCTCTAACGAGCATCCAGGTGCTGCAGCGCGTCTTTTAAAAGACTTCGCTAAGGGTCAAGCAAAATTTGAAGTTAAAGGTGCAGCTTTCGAAGGGATGTTTATCCCTGCAGCTGATATTGATCGTTTAGCGAAACTACCAACTTACGACGAAGCACTAGCTCAGTTGATGATGACTATGAAAGAAGCATCTGCTGGCAAATTCGTACGTACATTGGCCGCCCTTCGCGATCAAAAACAAGACGCCGCTTAA
- the rplA gene encoding 50S ribosomal protein L1: MAKLTKRARVIREKVDATKLYDISEAVVLLQELATAKFVESVDVAVNLGIDPRKSDQNVRGATVLPHGTGRDVRVAVFTQGANAEAAIAAGAELVGMEDLAEKVKAGEMNFDVVIASPDAMRVVGMLGQILGPRGLMPNPKTGTVTPNVAEAVKNAKAGQVRYRNDKNGIIHTTIGKVTFTTEQLKENLESLVSALKKAKPAVAKGIYVKKISISTTMGAGVAIDQGSLDEVK, from the coding sequence ATGGCAAAGCTAACTAAGCGCGCTCGCGTTATCCGCGAAAAAGTTGATGCAACAAAATTGTATGACATCAGCGAAGCTGTAGTACTTTTACAAGAATTAGCGACTGCTAAGTTTGTTGAAAGTGTTGATGTGGCTGTTAATCTAGGCATCGATCCTCGTAAATCAGATCAAAACGTGCGTGGTGCTACTGTACTTCCACATGGTACTGGTCGTGATGTTCGTGTTGCTGTATTCACACAAGGTGCAAACGCTGAAGCTGCTATTGCTGCTGGCGCAGAACTTGTGGGTATGGAAGATTTAGCTGAAAAAGTTAAAGCTGGCGAAATGAACTTCGACGTGGTTATCGCATCTCCAGATGCAATGCGCGTTGTTGGTATGTTAGGTCAAATTTTAGGCCCTCGTGGTTTAATGCCTAACCCTAAAACTGGTACAGTAACGCCAAACGTTGCTGAAGCAGTTAAGAATGCCAAAGCAGGTCAAGTTCGTTACAGAAACGACAAAAATGGTATTATCCACACAACTATCGGTAAAGTTACATTCACTACTGAACAGTTGAAAGAAAACTTAGAATCGTTAGTGTCAGCACTGAAAAAGGCTAAGCCTGCAGTTGCTAAAGGCATTTACGTGAAAAAGATTAGCATCTCTACCACTATGGGTGCAGGTGTAGCTATCGACCAGGGTTCTCTGGACGAAGTTAAGTAA